GCGGCGTGACACCCTGTGCAGTTCGTACCCCTTGGCTGTCTCTGGAGATGAAGGGCGTGGAGGTTCTTCCCGATAATGAGATCCCTGAAGCGGGTTCTGGCCTCNNAGCGTGACTCGAGAAAGATGACCTCCTCCTGCTGCGGGAGGGCCTGGAAGGCCATCCTGTGGGAATGCAGAATATCGATATCTTTTCCGTGAAGCTGCCAAAAGAGGGGAAAGACAGTTACGCACAGAAAAACGGTGAATGGGAGAATCCGGCCCCGTTTCTTCATCCTGTTAGGGTATACTGCTTTCACGTATTCGTGTTACCCTTTACAGCCAATCCCCAATAACGGTAAAATGGTTCCCTGATCGTTTTAGGGGGTTGTGGAAGAGGACGTTATCTTCGTCCAAAGGACTGTATGAGAGACAAAGTCGTCATATCGGTCAACTCCTTCTGGCCTCTCGTGAAATCTCTCGAGACGTCCCTGCAAGATGGGGGCTACAGCGTCCTTCCCATGGATTACCGGGACCTTGCCCTGCTCGGGGAGGATTTCTCGAAGAACCGGGACGTATACCTCGTGCTTGTCGGTGACTCGGGGCTGACCCCGGGAGAGGTGGAGGGCCTGGCCTCGCTGAAGTTGAAACGGTTCAATGTTTCCCTCCCCCTGATCTTCGTGGGGGGAATGAACGTCATGATGCGGTCGGAGAGTTACCTCAGCAAGGGGGTTGATGAGATACTTCCCGCCGACATGCCGGTGGAGGAGGCCTATTCCCGGATAAAGCCTTTTCTGAGAAACAGGCACGCGTTTCTCGATCTGTACCGGGTGACGACCCGGCTGAAGGAGCTGTCCCTGACAGACGAATTGACGGGCCTTCCCAACCGGCGCTGGTTCATACGGGACCTGAAAAAGGGCTTCGAGATGGCGAAGCGTCTCCGGGCCCCGCTTGCATGCATCATGATCGACATCGATGATTTCAAGGAAGTCAACGACACCTACGGCCACACGGCGGGCGATGCGGTTATCACGCAGTTTGGCCTGGTCATAAACGGTATCAAGAGGGCCTACGATGTGGTCTCCCGCCTGGGAGGGGACGAGTTCGGGTGGATCCTGTTCAATTCCGACAGGGATAAGGCCTGCAGTGTGGTCGAGCGTGCCAGGAAGATCGTGTCGATGCACCGATTCATCGTCAAGGAACATCAAATCAGTATAACGGCGAGCTTTGGCGTGGCTACCTTCAGCGGTGATGGCATAAAATCGCACGAGATGCTCATCGAGATGGCCGACAAAGCCCTTTACATAGCCAAGGAGAGGGGCAAGGACTCCGTGGTGACCTACGACGCAGCAGGAGAGGAAAGTGAAGCGGGAGATATTGAAATATCCTGATCCGACCCTGAAAAAGGTATCCCAGCCCGTCAAGGAGATTACCGGGGAGATCAGGGAGCTGATCGATGACATGTTCGAGACCATGTACGAGAATGGTGGGGTGGGCCTTGCTGCGCCCCAGATAGGAGTCCTGAAGAGGGTCATCGTCCTGGACGTCTCGCCCATCCTTGAGGGGCAGGAACCCCTGGCGCTCGTCAATCCCGAGATAGTCAGCGAGGAGGGGGAGCAGGAAAGCGAGGAGGGCTGCCTCTGCATACCCGAATTCACGGCTTCCGTGAAACGGGCCATGAAGGTCGTGGTCAGGGGAATCGACAGGGATATGGGGGAGGTGGAAATAGAGGCGGAGTCGTTTCTTGCAAAGGCGCTGCAGCACGAGGTAGACCATCTCAACGGCATACTGATCGTCGACCGGCTGAGTCCCGTCAAGAGGGACGTATTCAGAAGAAAATACCTGAAAAAAATGAAATCGGGAGCCGCGGTTTGATGCACGGCAAATACCGTCTCCTTTTCATGGGGACCCCTGAGTTTTCCGTTCCATCCCTTGAAATTCTTTCCGAACGCGAGAGCGTCACCCTGGTCGTGACCAACCCCGACAGGCCGAAGGGCAGGGGCAGGCACACCGAGCCTCCGCCGGTGAAGGCTGCCGCTCTTAAGAGGGGTATTCCCGTCTACCAGCCCGAGAGGGTAAAGAACAATCCCGAAGCGGTATCCCGGCTCAGGGAGGAGGCGCCCGATCTCCTTGTCGTCGTCGCCTACGGGAAGATCCTCCCGCCGGAGATACTCGAGATCCCGCGGTATGGCTGTATCAATATCCATGCTTCCATTCTGCCGAAGTACCGGGGAGCGGCACCCATCAACTGGGCCATCATCAACGGTGAGAAGAAAACGGGCATCACCATCATGAAGATGGACGAGGGCATGGACACGGGCCCCATGCTGCTGATCAGGGAAGAGGAAATCCGCGAAGACGACACGGCGCAGAGCCTCGGTGAGCGGCTCTCGGCCCTTGGTGCAAGCGCAATCGTCGAGGCGCTTAACCTGTTGCGGGAAGGGAATCTTCGGGAAACGCCCCAGCCACACGACGAGGCCACCTATGCTCCCCTGATCAAAAAAGAGCTGGGAGAGATCGACTGGAGCGAGCCGGCGGAAAAGATCCGGAACCTGGTGCGGGGACTCTACCCGTGGCCATCGGCATACACGCAGTATGTGGGCAGGAGCCTCAAGATACTTTCCTGCGATGTGGAAAGGCCCCCCGTCGCCATGGGGAAAGACCCCGGTGAAATCGGCGAGGTCAGGCGCGACGGGATCCTCGTCCGGTGCGGGGAGGGGTGCCTCCTCGTGACCCGCCTCAAGCCGGAGGGGAAAAAGGAACTGGATGCCTGGTCGTTCGTCCAGGGGTACCGGGTGGTTGAGGGACAGTGTCTGGGAACGTAAGGGGAACTGCCGCACGGATCCTCTGTCTCGTCGAGGGCGGAGGATTTGCGGATGCCATCATCGACGGGACGATACGGAGAGAGGGGTTTGAAAATCCCTCCGATGCGGCGCTGCTCACGGAACTGGTCATGGGGACCCTGAGGAACCGCCTTCTCCTCGATGAGATTACCGGAAAATACCTGAGAAAAAGCCTTGAGAGGGCCGATCCGTTCGTGAGAAATGCCCTCAGGATCGGCGCCTACCAGCTGCTCTTTTTGACCAGGATTCCTCACCACGCCGCGCTCAATGAAACGATCGAAGCGGTGAAGCGAAAAAAGGGGAGAAAGCTCGCCGGTTTCGCAAATGGCGTGCTCAGGAGTATTCAGCGCGATCTTGGGGAAGAGGCGTTTTCTCAGTTCCGTCAGTCACTTCCGCTCCACGTAAAGCACTCCGTTCCCGATTGGATGGTGGCTGAGCTGAGAAGATATTTCGACNNNNNNNNNNNNNNNNNNNNNNNNNNNNNNNNNNNNTCAATCCCCTGCGGGCGGATCGTGAAGCGGTGTTCGGCGCCATTGAGAGCGAGGGTGTTGCATTTTCACCACACCCCCTCGTGCCGGATTGTCTCATCCTCGAGGATCCCCCCCCTCTTACCCGGTTCGGGCCGGTAAGGGAGGGNNNNNNNNNNNNNNNNNNNNNNNNNNNNNNNNNNNNNNNNNNNNNNNNNNNNNNNNNNNNNNNNNNNNNNNNNNNNNNNNNNNNNNNNCGCTCCTCGATGCCTGCAGCGCTCCGGGTATAAAGACCTCCTATCTCCGGTCTCTTCTGCCCGCATGGGAGCTGTGGGCGACGGATGTGTCCGATGCAAGGATCGAGAGCATGAGGAAAAACTTCGACAGGATGGGGGTCGGCGGCGTCTCGATAGTGAAGGTCGATTTTTCCGGCGAAGTGCCCCGGGACATGCGGTCCGCTTTCGACGTGGTGTTCGTCGACTCCCCCTGCAGCGGGCTGGGGGTGATGAGGAGAAACCCCGAGGTGAAATGGAGGATCGGCAAGAGGGATGTGGAGCTCTGCGGCGGGAAATCTGAAAAGATACTCACGAATGCCATCCTCTGCGTAAAGGAGGGAGGCTACTGTCTCTACTCGACGTGCACCTTCACCTCGAGGGAGAACGAAGAGGTGGTAAAGAGGGTTTCTCGGGCGACTGGCTGCGTGGTAGAATCGGTGGGGGATATTGTGCCCCCCGTCCCCGGCTGGACAGACGCCGGGTTGTTCGCGATAACCGCGCCGGATCTCATCGACGGAGATATTTTCTTTCTCGCGGGAATAAAAAAAGGAGGTGGCGCGCGTGGGTGAGGAAATTCGAGTCGCACCATCCATTCTTTCGGCGGATTTCCTGAAACTAAGAGAAGAGGTGGAAAAAGTTGAACGGGGGGGAGCAGACCTCCTGCACGTCGATGTCATGGACGGGAGGTTCGTCCCCAACATTACCGTGGGCCCCATGATCGTCAAGGCACTCAGGAAAGAGACGTCGTTGCCGCTGGATGTCCATCTGATGATCGTTGAGCCCGAAAAGTACGTGGATGAGTTCGCGGCGGCGGGAGCCGATATCATCACCGTCCACGTGGAGGCCACCGACCACCTTCAGAGGCTTCTGAAAAGGATTCGTGAGCTGGGGAAAAAAGCGGGCGTCTCCTTGAACCCACAAACGCCCCTCTCCTCCATAGAGTGGGTACTCGGGGATCTGGACCTCGTCCTCATCATGACCGTCAACCCCGGATTTGGGGGGCAGAGCTTTATTCCGCAGATGATACAGAAGATCGAACTGTTGCGGCAGCAGGTGGACCGGTATTCGCTTCCCGTTGACATAGAGGTCGACGGTGGTATAAAAGTAGAGAACGTGGGGAATGTGGCCGGTGCCGGTGCCGATATTGTCGTCTCGGGTTCGGGCATTTTCCAGACCGTCGATTACGCCGCCACGATACGGGAGATGAAAAAGCGGACCCGGACGGTGGCGTAGACTATATAATGTCAGCATAGGGCGGGATGTGGCTCAGTCTGGCAGAGCACCTGGTTCGGGACCAGGGGGTCGCTGGTTCAAATCCAGTCATCCCGACCATGATCTCAAAAAGCCCACCTCCGTGGGCTTTTTTCATCTTTGGCCCGGGTGCCGGTGACGGATAGAAGTTATTGCGGATCCCGGATGAGGGTGCGATAGTTTCCCGGCCCCCGATTGTGGTACACTTTGCCTGTGGCAGGGTTCAACGCGCCACCCTGCTGCTGCCTGCCTTCGGGCAGAAAACGGGTTTTCAGGGAGCGGTGTTTGATCGACAGTTCCTCCACGATGCTTTTAGCGGGTGAAGAGCACTTCGCCATGCTTCGGCCCATTCGCGGGGTTTATGCCCGGAAAGCATGGTATTTTTCCCTCATCGGGGTGCCCGTGCTGTTCGTGAGTGTCTTCTTCATATTTTTTTCCCTCGGTCTTCCCCGGTCATCCCAGGTGCTGGAAATGGCAAGGGTGGCCCTTCTGCTCTGCTCGCTTCCGTTCCTTCTCTTCGGCCTCTTCCTGACGGCGGGCCACTACCTCCTCTTCTACCTCGAGTCTTCCGCTGTCAGCTACACCATTACCAGCAGGAGGGTGATCATCCGCCGCGGCTTTATCGTCCACAAGGAGTTCGAGATCTTCGTCGAAAGCATCGCCGGACTCGAGGTCATCCGGATCGGGGGACCGCACAATGCAGGGACCATCAGGTTCATGGCCTCCGCCAGCGCACCCGGTGCACCGTTCTACATGAAGCGTTTTCCCACGGAGAAATTTCGGGGCGACGTCCGCTACGCTATCGAAGCGGTTCCCGATGTGGATGCTGCACGCTTCTTCATAGAGAAGGCGATCGATCAGGTACGAAAGACCAGTGCCTCCCCATTTTGACCGCGTGCATTTCCCGGCGGGGCGGATTTTTGTTACGTATCTTTTGGCCACCCCGTTTCGAGGGTCTCCATGGCCCCCCCCTCATTCACCGTTTCAAACAGCGAGAGGGCCTTTCTCAACACACGGGTCTGCATTTCCCTGTTGTTGGGTTCGCCCAGCGTCGCGCCCCGGGGATGGGGGAGTATCAGGGTCCGGGGGGGCCGTACGTTTTTCGCCATACCTTCGAACACGGCGAGGGTAACCGTGGGAATGCCGCCCTCCTCTATCTTCCTGGCCAGCAGACCGCCGGACTGGGTGCAGACGGGTCAGACCAGGACCAGGAGGGCGCAGTCGACGTCCCCGGCCCGGAGCTGCCCGAGGATTTCTGCCCCCGTCGTGTCGATGAAGTATCCCGGGTTCGCGATATAGCCGGAAAAGGAGAGAGCGGGGGAGAAGAGCTCGCGAATCTCTCCCCTGGCTGCCAGCTCCTTGAGCAGCCAGAGGGGAAAGACGACGTTCGGGTCGGCGGTGGCATACTCTTTCTTGTACTGCTCGTGCCTGAAGCTGATCTCACCTATGCCGGTGTCTGCCGGAACGGGCCGGAAAGAGGGATCCCCGAGGGGATTGGTGGAATCGAAAGGCTCCTGGTTTTTCACGACGAAGGCTCCCGAAGAGCTGATGAGCGCAACCCTCGCATCTTTCGGTGGTACCCGCGGGGGCTGGAGGAAAGAGGTGCTGTTCACCACGAAGGGGTAGGTGGAGAAAGCCTTCTTGACTTCACCGCCCTCGATCACCGGGACGGCATGGCGGGCCCAGGCGATAAACTGATTTTCCCATGATGCCCTGTTTTCAATTACTTCCATGTTCATCCTCCCTGTTTCCCACCATGCCGGCACCTGCATTCAGGGTATCGTTTATGATACAGTAGGATCAAGGGAAATGGTGAATCGGTTCGGTCCCCACGGCCGGCAGGGGGCTGGAACCCCGGCTCTCAGGGGATCCGGGTCGTGTGGCCGGAGAAGCGCCCGTGAATCGCCGCATCCGTGGTTCCCGCCATGTGTTAAACTGATAGATACGTTTGAGGAGGGGAATGATATGGAAAAGTACAGATGCATTCTCTGCACCTACGTGTACGATCCCGAGGAAGGCGACCCCGATAACGGGGTCCCCGCCGGCACTGCCTTCGAGGATATCCCGGCGGCGTGGGTGTGCCCGCTCTGCGGCGCCACCAAGGATGAATTTGAGAGAGTCGAGGAGTAAGGAAACACATAACGCAATCGAGCGCTGGAGGTGAACGAATGGGTTCGATCAAGGTTACCGATGGTGTCTTCTGGGTGGGGGCCAAGGACCCCGATCTCGCCGTCTTCGATATCGTCATTCCCACCGAGTACGGAACGACCTACAACTCCTACCTTGTCATGGGCGAGAAGGCATCGGGTGTTATCGACTGCGTGAACCATCCTTTTCACGCCGAGTGGATGGAAAAGATATCGGAGCATGTTGCGCCGGAGAAGCTGGACTTCGTCGTGGTAAATCACTCCGAGCCGGACCATTCCGGTGCCATCGTCGAGCTATTGAGGGTAAATCCGAACGTGACGGTTTTCCTGTCGAAGGCGGCGAAGGGCTTTGTGGACAACATCGTAAATGCCGAGTACAACGTGCGGGTCGTTGAGGACGGCGAGGAGGTGGACCTGGGCGGGAAAAAGCTCTCCTTTGTCCTGGCTCCCTACCTGCACTGGCCCGACACCATGTTTACCTACGATGAGACCCAGAGAGTCCTGTTTCCCTGCGATTGCTTCGGGGCCCACTACAGCACCGAGAAGCTCTTCAACGACGAGCTCGATGAGGATGAGAAGAAGACGGCCCAGATGGCGTTCCGATACTACTACAACACCATCATGCGGCCGTACAAGGAATACATCATCAAGGCATGCGACAAGATCAGGGATAAAGAGATAGAGATCATCGCCCCTTCCCACGGTCCCGTGCTCCGTGAAGCCCCCTGGGATTACGTCGAGTGGTACCGGGAGAGGGCAACGATACTTGAGCGCAAGGGGGACGAGAAAAGGGTTCTCGTGGTCTACGCGTCTGCCCATGGCAACACGGCTGCCATGGCGAAGAAAGTCGGCGAGGGGGCAAAGAAAGCGGGCGCCGTGGTGCGTCTCATAAACACCGTCGACGTTTCGATGAACGAGATAATAGACGAGATCGAAATCGCCGATGCCGTTATCTTCGGAACGTCCACGCTGAACGCCACCATACCGAAGCCGATTTTGAACGTCATCTCCAACATGGTGGTCCTCACCGTCAGGGGCATGCATTTTTCCGTGTTCGGTTCCTACGGGTGGAGCGGTGAGGCGATAAAAATGGTGCAGGACATACTCTCCACCATGAGGATGAAGCTCGCCGCAGAGCCGGTCAGGGTGAGAATGGCACCATCGGAGGATGAGCTTCAGCGGTGCGTGGAGCTCGGCCGGGAGGTTGCCGGCAAGGTTATCGGCGCCCGGTAGGGTAAATCCCCTCTCCGGCTGCCGAGAACAGAACGGCACGGCGAAGAGCCGGAGCGGCTCTGGACGAGGAGGCATTTCTTTTCCCTTTCCCGCAAACGTCGAACGGGGCGCTTCTCCTCAACCCCTTCTTTTGGGACACGGGCCGGATCCCCCCGCGGGAATATCTATGTTCCAGCGGTTTACGGGCCATCGGGATTCCCTGCACATTGAGCATGCGCCCCGGTGAACCTCCCGCTGTCTGCTTAATTCCTTTCGTTTTTGCGGCTATTCTTTTAACATAGTAGGGAGGGCATTTTTTTTTAAAAGCGGGTCGAAAACAAACCGGTTGCCTGAAACCGGGGTACGGAGGAAGGGATGGCTGAGAAAAAAAGCAGGTGCATGGTCTGTGGAAAAGAGAGGCTCATGGAGGGGAGCATTTGCGATAATTGCAAGGCGATGATCCAGCAGGAGGCATCTGAGGGGCAAAAGAAGATCAAGAGAGATGCGGAAAAAGAACTGAAAAAAGAGGGTGTTACGCCGGACAAGGGCTGATTGCCGGAGGTTGCCGTTCTTTTGAAATACCGGGGGGATGTGGTACATTGAACCTACCCGGAGTTCCCCCTCCAGGAGGAAGACATGCCGATAACGGCGCAAGAGGTTCTGCACATTGCCCGGCTTGCCCGGCTTGCGCTCACCGATGACGAGGTCGCAGCCTTTACCGAGCAGTTGGGAAACATTCTCGAGTACATGAAGAAGCTCAATGAGCTCGATACGCAGGATATCGGGGAAACTGCACACGCGATCACCCTGAGAAACGTTCTGCGTGATGACAGGGTCGAATCCTTTGCTGAACGGGAAAAGATTTTCACAAATGCGCCGGACAGGGAGGGAGACTGCTTCCGGGTGCCGAAGATTATCGAGGATTGAGGCGGGAAGGGAAGTGCGATGGAGCTACATCACCTGACACTTGAGGATCTTGCCGAGTATTTGAGGAAGAAAGAGGTGACGTCGCGGGAGATTACGGAGCACTATTTGAGCAGGATTGATGCCCACGATGAAGAGATAAACTCCTACGTGACGGTCCTGAACGATGAAGCGATAAGAAGGGCCGATGAAATGGACGCAGCCCTCTCAAGGGGCGAGGACAGGGGGCCGCTGCACGGCGTTCCGATCGGCCTGAAGGACATTTTCTGCACGGGGGGGATCCTGACAACCTGTGGAAGCAGGATCCTGTCAAACTTCGTTCCCCCTTACGATTCGACGGTTTACAGAAAGCTCTCCGATGCGGGAACCGTTCTTTTGGGCAAGCAGAACATGGACGAGTTTGCGATGGGCTCCTCCACGGAAACATCCTACTTCGGGGCGGCGAGAAATCCCTGGGACAGGGGGAGGATCCCCGGCGGGTCCAGCGGCGGATCCGCGGCAGCGGTGGCATCGGGCCTGTGCGCGGCGGCCGTCGGGACCGACACGGGGGGATCGATCCGGCAGCCCGCCTCCCTCTGCGGCGCCGTGGGAGTGAAACCGACCTACGGCAGGGTGAGCAGGTTCGGCATGATCGCCTTCGCCTCCTCCCTCGACCAGGCGGGCCCGATCACGAAGACGGTAAAGGACGCGGCCATTCTCCTGGAAGCGATAGCGGGCTACGATCCGAAGGATTCCACGTCGGTTGACGTGGGGGTTCCTCCGTACCGTGAGTGGTGCGGCCGGGACCTCTCCGGCACCCGGGTGGGCATCCCGAAAGAGTACTTCGTCGGCGGGATACAGCCCGAGGTGGACCGGGAGGTGAGAAACGCAATTGCCGCCCTGGAACGTCTCGGGTGCGAGATTGTCGAGGTGTCCCTCCCCCACACGGACTACGCGCTTGCCTGTTACTATATCGTCGCACCTGCCGAAGCCAGCTCCAACCTTGCCCGGTATGACGGGGTGCGTTACGGGTACAGGAGCGAGGGGTATTCCGACCTTATCGGCATGTACCGGCAGACGAGGGCGGATGGCTTCGGCGTGGAGGTGAAGAGGCGCATCATGCTTGGCACGTACGCGCTCAGCGCCGGCTACTACGATGCGTTTTACGGGAAGGCCCTCAGGGTGAGGACATTGATCAAGAGGGACTTTCTGGAGGCATTCAACGCCGTGGACGTCCTGGTGACACCCACGTCTCCCACCACGGCGTTCAGGCTCGGAGAGAAGACGGAGGATCCCCTCACCATGTATCTCTCGGACGTCTTCACCATACCGACGAACCTGGCAGGCCTCCCCGGGATCTCTCTGCCCTGCGGCCGGGACGAGGAAAGCCTTCCCGTGGGGGTCCAGATAATCGGGAAACACTTCAGGGAGGAGGACCTCATAAAGGTTGCCTCGGCCCTCGAGTCTGTCCTGGGGGCTTTCGGCGTGGCGGGGGAGAGCGGG
This region of Deltaproteobacteria bacterium genomic DNA includes:
- a CDS encoding diguanylate cyclase codes for the protein MRDKVVISVNSFWPLVKSLETSLQDGGYSVLPMDYRDLALLGEDFSKNRDVYLVLVGDSGLTPGEVEGLASLKLKRFNVSLPLIFVGGMNVMMRSESYLSKGVDEILPADMPVEEAYSRIKPFLRNRHAFLDLYRVTTRLKELSLTDELTGLPNRRWFIRDLKKGFEMAKRLRAPLACIMIDIDDFKEVNDTYGHTAGDAVITQFGLVINGIKRAYDVVSRLGGDEFGWILFNSDRDKACSVVERARKIVSMHRFIVKEHQISITASFGVATFSGDGIKSHEMLIEMADKALYIAKERGKDSVVTYDAAGEESEAGDIEIS
- the def gene encoding peptide deformylase; this translates as MKREILKYPDPTLKKVSQPVKEITGEIRELIDDMFETMYENGGVGLAAPQIGVLKRVIVLDVSPILEGQEPLALVNPEIVSEEGEQESEEGCLCIPEFTASVKRAMKVVVRGIDRDMGEVEIEAESFLAKALQHEVDHLNGILIVDRLSPVKRDVFRRKYLKKMKSGAAV
- a CDS encoding methionyl-tRNA formyltransferase encodes the protein MHGKYRLLFMGTPEFSVPSLEILSERESVTLVVTNPDRPKGRGRHTEPPPVKAAALKRGIPVYQPERVKNNPEAVSRLREEAPDLLVVVAYGKILPPEILEIPRYGCINIHASILPKYRGAAPINWAIINGEKKTGITIMKMDEGMDTGPMLLIREEEIREDDTAQSLGERLSALGASAIVEALNLLREGNLRETPQPHDEATYAPLIKKELGEIDWSEPAEKIRNLVRGLYPWPSAYTQYVGRSLKILSCDVERPPVAMGKDPGEIGEVRRDGILVRCGEGCLLVTRLKPEGKKELDAWSFVQGYRVVEGQCLGT
- a CDS encoding 16S rRNA (cytosine(967)-C(5))-methyltransferase (catalyzes the methylation of cytosine at position 967 (m5C967) of 16S rRNA; SAM-dependent methyltransferase), producing the protein MSGNVRGTAARILCLVEGGGFADAIIDGTIRREGFENPSDAALLTELVMGTLRNRLLLDEITGKYLRKSLERADPFVRNALRIGAYQLLFLTRIPHHAALNETIEAVKRKKGRKLAGFANGVLRSIQRDLGEEAFSQFRQSLPLHVKHSVPDWMVAELRRYFD
- a CDS encoding ribulose-phosphate 3-epimerase, which produces MGEEIRVAPSILSADFLKLREEVEKVERGGADLLHVDVMDGRFVPNITVGPMIVKALRKETSLPLDVHLMIVEPEKYVDEFAAAGADIITVHVEATDHLQRLLKRIRELGKKAGVSLNPQTPLSSIEWVLGDLDLVLIMTVNPGFGGQSFIPQMIQKIELLRQQVDRYSLPVDIEVDGGIKVENVGNVAGAGADIVVSGSGIFQTVDYAATIREMKKRTRTVA
- a CDS encoding PH domain-containing protein; the encoded protein is MIDSSSTMLLAGEEHFAMLRPIRGVYARKAWYFSLIGVPVLFVSVFFIFFSLGLPRSSQVLEMARVALLLCSLPFLLFGLFLTAGHYLLFYLESSAVSYTITSRRVIIRRGFIVHKEFEIFVESIAGLEVIRIGGPHNAGTIRFMASASAPGAPFYMKRFPTEKFRGDVRYAIEAVPDVDAARFFIEKAIDQVRKTSASPF
- a CDS encoding rubredoxin, with the translated sequence MEKYRCILCTYVYDPEEGDPDNGVPAGTAFEDIPAAWVCPLCGATKDEFERVEE
- a CDS encoding MBL fold metallo-hydrolase, whose protein sequence is MGSIKVTDGVFWVGAKDPDLAVFDIVIPTEYGTTYNSYLVMGEKASGVIDCVNHPFHAEWMEKISEHVAPEKLDFVVVNHSEPDHSGAIVELLRVNPNVTVFLSKAAKGFVDNIVNAEYNVRVVEDGEEVDLGGKKLSFVLAPYLHWPDTMFTYDETQRVLFPCDCFGAHYSTEKLFNDELDEDEKKTAQMAFRYYYNTIMRPYKEYIIKACDKIRDKEIEIIAPSHGPVLREAPWDYVEWYRERATILERKGDEKRVLVVYASAHGNTAAMAKKVGEGAKKAGAVVRLINTVDVSMNEIIDEIEIADAVIFGTSTLNATIPKPILNVISNMVVLTVRGMHFSVFGSYGWSGEAIKMVQDILSTMRMKLAAEPVRVRMAPSEDELQRCVELGREVAGKVIGAR
- the gatC gene encoding Asp-tRNA(Asn)/Glu-tRNA(Gln) amidotransferase subunit GatC; this encodes MPITAQEVLHIARLARLALTDDEVAAFTEQLGNILEYMKKLNELDTQDIGETAHAITLRNVLRDDRVESFAEREKIFTNAPDREGDCFRVPKIIED
- the gatA gene encoding Asp-tRNA(Asn)/Glu-tRNA(Gln) amidotransferase subunit GatA, producing MELHHLTLEDLAEYLRKKEVTSREITEHYLSRIDAHDEEINSYVTVLNDEAIRRADEMDAALSRGEDRGPLHGVPIGLKDIFCTGGILTTCGSRILSNFVPPYDSTVYRKLSDAGTVLLGKQNMDEFAMGSSTETSYFGAARNPWDRGRIPGGSSGGSAAAVASGLCAAAVGTDTGGSIRQPASLCGAVGVKPTYGRVSRFGMIAFASSLDQAGPITKTVKDAAILLEAIAGYDPKDSTSVDVGVPPYREWCGRDLSGTRVGIPKEYFVGGIQPEVDREVRNAIAALERLGCEIVEVSLPHTDYALACYYIVAPAEASSNLARYDGVRYGYRSEGYSDLIGMYRQTRADGFGVEVKRRIMLGTYALSAGYYDAFYGKALRVRTLIKRDFLEAFNAVDVLVTPTSPTTAFRLGEKTEDPLTMYLSDVFTIPTNLAGLPGISLPCGRDEESLPVGVQIIGKHFREEDLIKVASALESVLGAFGVAGESGAREES